The genomic stretch GCTGATGGCTGCGTGGAAAATTGCCCCTGCGCTTGCCGCCGGAAACTGCACGGTGATCAAGCCCGCCTCGAACACACCGCTGACGCTGCTAATCCTCGCAGGCCTGACGGCTGACATCCTTCCCGCCGGTGTCTTGAACGTCGTCACCGGTCCTGGCGGTTCGGTCGGCAAGGCGATCGCCGTTAGTCCACGCATCTCCAAGGTATCCTTCACCGGCGAGACGACCACCGGCCGGCAGATCATGCAATATGCGGCCGAACACCTGATCCCACAGACCATGGAACTCGGCGGCAAGTCGCCGAACATTTTTCTTGCCGACGTGATGGACGCCGATGACGAGTTCTTCGACAAGGCGTTGGAAGGCTTCACCCTCTTCGCGTTCAACAAGGGCGAGGTCTGCACCTGCCCATCGCGCGCGCTTGTCCAGGAATCGATCTTTGACAAGTTCATGGAACGCGCGGTTGCTCGCGTCGCAAAGATCAAGGTCGGCGATCCGCTGGATCCCACCACACAGATGGGCGCGCAGGCGTCCGAGGAACAGTTGAGCAAGATCCTTGGCTATATCGAGATCGGCAAGCAGGAAGGCGCCAAATGCGTGACCGGCGGCGGACCGGCTTATCCCGGCGGGGATCTGGAGAAGGGCTATTTCCTCAGGCCGACCGTTTTCACCGGGGATAACAAAATGCGGATTTTCCAGGAGGAGATCTTCGGACCGGTGCTGTCGGTCGCGCCGTTCAAGACGGTCGACGACGCCATTCGGATCGGCAACGACACCGTTTATGGCCTAGGCGCCGGCGTTTGGTCGCGCAATGGCAATAACGCCTATCGCATCGGGCGGGCGATCCAGGCCGGCCGGGTCTGGACCAATTGCTACCACGTCTATCCGGCCCATGCTGCCTTCGGCGGCTACAAGGCCTCCGGCTTCGGCCGCGAGACTCACAGGATGATGCTCGACCACTACCAGGAAACCAAGAACCTGCTGGTCAGCTATTCCACCAAGCCGCTCGGGCTGTTTTGAGCTTGGTCGTTGAGAGAAGTATCCTCCGATGACCTATCACTTCTCCAAGACCGTCAATCTTTCATTCGACGCCGCAGTCACGGCAACAACTGACGCACTGAAGCGACATGGCTTCGGTGTCCTCACCCAAATCGACGTCAAAGATACCTTGCACAAGAAGATTGGCGTCGATTTTCGGCCCTATCTCATCCTGGGAGCGTGCAATCCAAAGATGGCGTATGAAGCACTGACGCTGGAGGACACGATCGGGACGATGCTCCCCTGCAACGTTGTCGTGCAGCAACGCGACGGCGACAAGGTGGAGATCTCAGCTGTCGACCCGGTGGCATCGATGAGTGCGGTCGATAACCCCGGCCTCGGAAAGGTTGCCAGCCAAGTAAGGGATCTGCTCAAGCAGGTTATTGCCGATATCGGGTGAAGGCGTGAGGTTAAACAGACGCTTCAGCTAAAATCGGCCAGTCCTTGTACGCGGAATGGATTCCGAGGCGAGATGCCTCGGCAAGAGCGTCGCAAATGCTCCTCAACTTCTCGCTCGGATTGGAAGCCAAGTCGGCCTCTCCGTGCACACATAGTGCACACGTTATGTGCAGTGGTAGAGCCATCGGAAAAATGCGTCTCCGGCACGACTTTTGTTTGATCCAAGTCAAAGGCAGAGAAGCTTCGGGACAAATAATGACTTTGGAACAAGGGCCGTGCCTTGGCCCTTGGTCCGCCGCCACAAAGTCGCGCACGATGCAAAAATTCGCGCTCAAACTAGTGCTCACAAGTCTGGTTCTTAAGGGGCGGTCGAAGCGCGTCGAAGGGGTGCAGGTCGTTACGACACTCATCGCGCTTATCGTGATTGTCTTTGGGCTCCCGGCGGATACTAGCTACGGCTCACGCGAAACAGGCTCATCATCCGCAATCGCGCGCCAGCCAGCCCCTTCAAGGTCATCATACTGGCCGTTCTTGAGCGACCAGAGAAATCCCATCAGGCCGATCAGCCCAAGCATCAGGGCCAGGGGAACGAGGAATACCAGAACTTCCATCAGGATTGCTTCCGGGTGCCGCGGTGCGCCCTAAGGGCGTTCAATAACACCAGCAGGGACGAGCCCGACATGGCCGCGGCGGCGACCAGTGGAGTTGCCAAGCCGGCAATCGCGAGCGGCACCGCAAGGACGTTGTACCCTACTGCCAGCCACAAATTCTGTCGCATCAACCGCAGCGCTTTTCGGGAATAGTCGATCGCCTTGACGACGGGAGCCAGGCGGTCGCCGAGAAAGACCAGATCGGCGGTAGCCTGACTCAAGTGCGTTGCAGTGACCGGCGACATCGAGACATGCGCCGCGGCCAGCGCCGGCGCATCGTTCATGCCATCCCCGACCATCATGACCTTGAAGCCCTGCCGCTTCAGCTCTTCAATACGGGCAATCTTGTCGGCAGGCGTTACGCCGGCCCGCCATTCGTGAATTCCCAATGATTGGGCCGCGTGCCGCACGGCGGGTTCGCGGTCGCCTGAAAGGATCTCAACCGTAATACCGCATTGCGGAAGGGCAGCAACGGCAGAGGCGGCATCCGGGCGCAGACGCTGCCGGACGGCGAAGACATGACGTGCATCGCCGCGTCGGAAGGCGACAACCGAAGCTTCGGGATCCTGACAAAGGATGCTGTTTGCGAGATGATCCGCTCCGCAGAACGATGGTCTGCCCAGTCTGACCTCAACGCCATTCACGAAGCCGCGCACGCCTTGCCCCGGCACCTCTTCCACCCCAGCCAACGGCGTCTTGGCGTCACTAGCCCTGGCCACAGCGGCTGCGACAGGATGATGGCTGGCAAGAGCAAGTTGCCCGGCCAAATCGAACACATCATCCGGGATTTCAACGGCATTGGCGACATCGAGCTCGGGCAAGGTCAGCGTGCCCGTCTTGTCGAAGACGACCCTGTCGACTTCGGCAAGCCGTTCGATCGCATCGCCGGAATTAAGCAGCACGCCGCCCCGGAACAACGCCCCGGAGACCACGGTTTGCACCGCCGGAATCGCCAGGCCAAGCGCGCATGGGCAGGTGATGATCAGAACCGATATCGCCGTGATGATCGCGTCATGCCAGGATGCCCCGAACGCCACCCAGCCGATCATCGTCAGGAACGCGGTGACATGCACGACCGGCGCATAGAGCCGCGACGCCCTGTCGGCCAATTGCACGTACCGAGAGCGCGCCTGAACGGCATTCTCAAGCAGCCGCCCGATCTCCGCCAGCAGGGTGCCTTCGGACGCCGCCGCCACCCGTACCCGCAGCGCACCGGAGAGATTGAGCGTGCCGGCATAGACGGCGGTGCCCGGCCCCGCCTTTGCCGGCAAGGTTTCGCCGGTGATCAGGCTCTGATCGATCTTGGACTGCCCCTCGATCACGGAGCCATCGACGGCCGACCGTTCACCCGGGCGCAGCAACACGATGTCGCCGGCCTGCACCGCAGCGATCGGCACCTCGCAGATTTCATCGGCGCCGACGAATTTTGTCGCCGTTTCGGCCTTCAAGGCGGCCAGGTTTCCGGCCACCGCGCGCGTCCGCCTTCGCATGCTCTGATCGAGATAGCGGCCTGCGACGAGTAAGGTGATGAGCATCAGCGCCGCATCGAAATACGCGTGCTCGGCGTGGTTGATGGTTTCGACCACCGACATGGCCAGCGCCAGCACAATGCCGATGCTGATTGGAACGTCCATATTGGTGCTTCGCGCGGAAAGCGCCCGGAACGCGGATCTGAAGAACGGTTGGCCGGAATAGGCCGCGGCCGGCAAGGAAATCAGCGCCGACAGCCAGTGGAAGAAATCGCGCTGCTCAGGGATCATGTCCGTCACATTGCCGGACCACACGGGAACAGACAGCATCATCACGTTCATCGCGGCAAAGGCGGCGACCCCGAGGCAGCGCAGGAGAAAGCTCGCTCGTTCCGTCTCCAGCGCTTCGGCGCGAACCGGCTCGAACGGATAGGCCTTGTACCCGAGCTCCGCGAGCCGATCGACGAAACGCGTGGGGTTCAGCGCCCCGTCCTTCCATTCCAGCGCGATACGACGGTCGGTCAAATTCACGCGCGCCAACGTTACGTCCGGGATGGCGGACAGGCCGCGCTCGATCTTCGACATGCAGCCGGCGCAATTGACCCCCTCAACGGCGAGATCGATATGCGACAATCCCGAGCCGATGTCCCTTACGTAATGTGAAAAGTCTCGCGTCGCCTGCATGATACGGCCTTCCTAGTTCAACAAGACGCGGTTCTTCGATAGGAACATCCGTTGTCCTGCTGCGGCGCCTTCTAGCACCAGATCCCACTGCCCCGGCGCGATCGCGGGTGCACTTCCGCGATAGATGCCGATCCCTGTTTCGGCGAGGACAACCGGGAGATCGGCCCGCCGATCGGTCGGCCGTTCGAACCGGCCCTGAAACTTAAGGCCAGACATTGGTCGGCCATTGCTGTCGCGCGCCTCGACCTCCAGCGTTGCGCCGCCCTGCCCGCTGCGCTGAATGTGTGCGTCGACCTTCCAGTCGCGCGCGTTCTGGTCATGGGCGGCTGCGATTTCCTTCTCATAGGTCAGGCTCGCACTATAGGCGCTATCGACCTCGGTGCCGGGCAGTGTCTGGATGGCGAGCCTCATCATGATCATGTTGACCCCGATCACGACACCAAAGAACGCGACCAGCATCAAAAGCACCTTGCGTCCGGTCAAAGGCTTCGGAGCCTGCGGTCTGCTCATGTGCCCCTCCCATCAACTCTCATGGCGTCACGAAGTTATCGGTTGTGGAGGCAACCTCACCCAGCCCGATGTCCGTGACCCGAAATCTTATTGGTACCGATTTCTCGGAGTTGTTCTCGGCGGGCGCCGTGACGAGAACCCTTAGTTCGGTGGTCTGATCCCGGCCGAGAATGATCGCTGGTCGGTCCGGGGTTACGGAATCAACGCCGACAACATGGATCGTCGCGTTATGCGGGCCGTCGATGTCGATCGCGATGACGCGGTCGAAGCCACGCTTGTTCAGGAGGCGAACCGTGTAGGCGTTTCGGATTGATCCATCGCTGAGTTTCACCGCCACGGGATTGCGGTCGTGCAATACGTTGACGTCGAGCAACGTGCGGGTCAGCAGCGCGTACAGCATGATCGCGCCGACGCCCACGATCATGCATACATAGGTGATGGTGCGCGGCCGTACGATGCGATAGATCGGCGGTTTGCCGGCCTGACGCCGATGGATGTTGATATCGTTGTCGTATCCGATCAGACGGGTTTCCCGTCCGATCTTTGTCATTACGGTATCGCAGGCATCGATGCACAGGCCGCACTGGATGCAGTCGAGTTGTGCGCCATCGCGGATGTCGATTCCGGTCGGACAGACGGCGACGCATTGATAGCAGTCGATGCAGTCCCCGACCTGCTCCCCGAGGGCCCGCAATTCGTTCGCTTTCTTCAGCGACGTGCGCTTTTCGCCACGATCGTATTTGTAGGTGACGTTCAGTGCCCATTCGTCGGTGAGCGCCGCCTGGATACGCGGCCACGGACACATATAGACACAGACCTGCTCGCGCATGAAGCCGGCGAGCACGTAAGTCGTCGCCGTCAGTATAGCGATCCAGATATAGGCCAGCATCGGCGCCTGGAATGTCGCAAGCTGTTTCACCAGCGTCGGCGCGTCGTTGAAATAGAGCACCCATGCGCCGCCGGTCCACCATGCGATCAACAGCCAGATCGAATGTTTGAGCGCGAGTTCCGCGACACGCCGCGGCGTAAACGAACCGCCCGCAACATCTTTTCTCATGCGCTCGCGCCGGTCACCTTCGACGAACCGCTCGACGGCGTAGAACAGATCCGTCCACACGGTTTGCGGGCAGAGGTATCCGCACCAGATACGGCCTCCCACAGAATTCATCAGAAAGAGAGCGATGGCGGCAAGGATCAGCAGCCCGGTGAAATAGTAGACCTCCTGCGGCCACAGTTCGATGAAGAAGAAATAGAAACGACTGTTGGGTAAATCGACCAGCACCGCCTGATCTGGCGCCCCGAGTCCGCGATTCCACCGCACGAACGGCAACAGGTAATAGACGCCGAGGCAGAACGCCATCAGGCCCCATTTGATTCGGCGGAAGGTTCCGGAAACGCTCTGCGGATAGACTTTCTTCCGAGCCGCATAAAGCGGCCCGTCGTCTTCAAACTGCAGTTCGATAGGGTTCACGGGCTTGTTCATCGCTGGGGTTCATCTCGGGCCTGGCGTTGAGTGTAGGCTCACACCCGCAACCGCATTTGATCCACCTCAAACTACGCTCACGGTCGCGCCGCCGCCCTGTTACTTGCCCCCGCCGAGCGAGTGGACGTAGACCGCCAGCGCCTTGATGGTGGAAGGATCGAGACGGCCGACCCAGGCCGGCATCACCCCGGCGCGGCCGTTGGTGATCGTCTCGACAAGCGTCGCCTCGTCCGAACCATAGAGCCAGATCTTGTCGGTGAGATTGGGCGCCCCCAACTCCTGATTTCCCTTGCCGGCGTCGCCATGGCACGCCGTGCAATTATCCGCGAAGATTTTGGCTCCAGCGCTCGCGTCATAGCCCGGACTTGTCGGCAGACCCGACAACGACCGGACGTAGTTGGCTACCGTGACGATCTGATCCCTTTTGAGAACTCCTTCCTTGCCGAAGGCAAGCATGGCGCTCTCGTGGGTCTTGGCATGCCCCGAACGGGCGCCGTACTGGATCGTCTGCAAGATCTGGTCGAGCGTGCCCCCCCACAACCAGTCGTCATCATTCAAATTGGGATAACCCTTGGCGCCGGCCGCGCCACTGCCGTGGCAAGGCGCGCAATTGTCGCCAAACACCGTCTTGCCGCGGGCGCGGGCAAGCGCAAGCAGGGCCGGGTCCTTCTCGATCTCCGCCAGTGGCGCCGCACCGAGCGCGACCATCTTGTCGCCGCGGATCTTTTCCAGATTGGCAAGCTCCACGGCCACCTCCGCACGGGAGGAATAGTGCAATATGCCTGTCGTGTGGCTCCGTAGCATCGGCCACGCCGGATAAACGATCCAGTAGCCGATCGCCCAGACGATGGTGATGTAAAAAGTGATGACCCACCAGCGCGGCAGCGGCGTGTTTAGTTCCTTGATGCCGTCCCACTGATGTCCCGTGGTCGCCTTACCGGAGACGTGATCGATGTCGTTGTGCTCGGTCATGATCCCCTCAATCCTCCCGCAGCGGCATTTTTGCAGCTTCGTCGAAGGCTAACCGGTTACGCGGCCACAGCGCGTACGTCACGATGGCGATAAAAATTCCAACAAAGGTCGGCGTCCAAAACGTCGTGACGAAGTCCGATGAAAAATTTTGGACGGTGAGGATTGCTTTCATCGTTCTGCCTTCTCAGCGGAGATTTGCTTTTTCGTTGTAAAGCTTGAAGTCGACCAGCGTGCCGAGCATCTGCAAGTAGGCGATCAGCGCGTCCATTTCGGTGGGAGCGCCCGGCTTGCCGTC from Bradyrhizobium sp. Ash2021 encodes the following:
- a CDS encoding aldehyde dehydrogenase family protein; protein product: MSHHAFELVRSKGKVPARYGNFIGGKWAAPVDGQYFTDYSPINGERLVDVAKSTAQDVELALDAAHRAKDAWARVSPAERARMLNKIADRMEENLELLALAETLDNGKPIRETRGADVPLAIDHFRYFAGCIRAEEGSISTIDEDTIAYHFKEPLGVVGQIIPWNFPLLMAAWKIAPALAAGNCTVIKPASNTPLTLLILAGLTADILPAGVLNVVTGPGGSVGKAIAVSPRISKVSFTGETTTGRQIMQYAAEHLIPQTMELGGKSPNIFLADVMDADDEFFDKALEGFTLFAFNKGEVCTCPSRALVQESIFDKFMERAVARVAKIKVGDPLDPTTQMGAQASEEQLSKILGYIEIGKQEGAKCVTGGGPAYPGGDLEKGYFLRPTVFTGDNKMRIFQEEIFGPVLSVAPFKTVDDAIRIGNDTVYGLGAGVWSRNGNNAYRIGRAIQAGRVWTNCYHVYPAHAAFGGYKASGFGRETHRMMLDHYQETKNLLVSYSTKPLGLF
- a CDS encoding DUF302 domain-containing protein; translated protein: MTYHFSKTVNLSFDAAVTATTDALKRHGFGVLTQIDVKDTLHKKIGVDFRPYLILGACNPKMAYEALTLEDTIGTMLPCNVVVQQRDGDKVEISAVDPVASMSAVDNPGLGKVASQVRDLLKQVIADIG
- the ccoS gene encoding cbb3-type cytochrome oxidase assembly protein CcoS; this encodes MEVLVFLVPLALMLGLIGLMGFLWSLKNGQYDDLEGAGWRAIADDEPVSREP
- a CDS encoding cation-translocating P-type ATPase, which gives rise to MQATRDFSHYVRDIGSGLSHIDLAVEGVNCAGCMSKIERGLSAIPDVTLARVNLTDRRIALEWKDGALNPTRFVDRLAELGYKAYPFEPVRAEALETERASFLLRCLGVAAFAAMNVMMLSVPVWSGNVTDMIPEQRDFFHWLSALISLPAAAYSGQPFFRSAFRALSARSTNMDVPISIGIVLALAMSVVETINHAEHAYFDAALMLITLLVAGRYLDQSMRRRTRAVAGNLAALKAETATKFVGADEICEVPIAAVQAGDIVLLRPGERSAVDGSVIEGQSKIDQSLITGETLPAKAGPGTAVYAGTLNLSGALRVRVAAASEGTLLAEIGRLLENAVQARSRYVQLADRASRLYAPVVHVTAFLTMIGWVAFGASWHDAIITAISVLIITCPCALGLAIPAVQTVVSGALFRGGVLLNSGDAIERLAEVDRVVFDKTGTLTLPELDVANAVEIPDDVFDLAGQLALASHHPVAAAVARASDAKTPLAGVEEVPGQGVRGFVNGVEVRLGRPSFCGADHLANSILCQDPEASVVAFRRGDARHVFAVRQRLRPDAASAVAALPQCGITVEILSGDREPAVRHAAQSLGIHEWRAGVTPADKIARIEELKRQGFKVMMVGDGMNDAPALAAAHVSMSPVTATHLSQATADLVFLGDRLAPVVKAIDYSRKALRLMRQNLWLAVGYNVLAVPLAIAGLATPLVAAAAMSGSSLLVLLNALRAHRGTRKQS
- a CDS encoding FixH family protein — translated: MLVAFFGVVIGVNMIMMRLAIQTLPGTEVDSAYSASLTYEKEIAAAHDQNARDWKVDAHIQRSGQGGATLEVEARDSNGRPMSGLKFQGRFERPTDRRADLPVVLAETGIGIYRGSAPAIAPGQWDLVLEGAAAGQRMFLSKNRVLLN
- the ccoG gene encoding cytochrome c oxidase accessory protein CcoG — protein: MNKPVNPIELQFEDDGPLYAARKKVYPQSVSGTFRRIKWGLMAFCLGVYYLLPFVRWNRGLGAPDQAVLVDLPNSRFYFFFIELWPQEVYYFTGLLILAAIALFLMNSVGGRIWCGYLCPQTVWTDLFYAVERFVEGDRRERMRKDVAGGSFTPRRVAELALKHSIWLLIAWWTGGAWVLYFNDAPTLVKQLATFQAPMLAYIWIAILTATTYVLAGFMREQVCVYMCPWPRIQAALTDEWALNVTYKYDRGEKRTSLKKANELRALGEQVGDCIDCYQCVAVCPTGIDIRDGAQLDCIQCGLCIDACDTVMTKIGRETRLIGYDNDINIHRRQAGKPPIYRIVRPRTITYVCMIVGVGAIMLYALLTRTLLDVNVLHDRNPVAVKLSDGSIRNAYTVRLLNKRGFDRVIAIDIDGPHNATIHVVGVDSVTPDRPAIILGRDQTTELRVLVTAPAENNSEKSVPIRFRVTDIGLGEVASTTDNFVTP
- the ccoP gene encoding cytochrome-c oxidase, cbb3-type subunit III, with amino-acid sequence MTEHNDIDHVSGKATTGHQWDGIKELNTPLPRWWVITFYITIVWAIGYWIVYPAWPMLRSHTTGILHYSSRAEVAVELANLEKIRGDKMVALGAAPLAEIEKDPALLALARARGKTVFGDNCAPCHGSGAAGAKGYPNLNDDDWLWGGTLDQILQTIQYGARSGHAKTHESAMLAFGKEGVLKRDQIVTVANYVRSLSGLPTSPGYDASAGAKIFADNCTACHGDAGKGNQELGAPNLTDKIWLYGSDEATLVETITNGRAGVMPAWVGRLDPSTIKALAVYVHSLGGGK
- a CDS encoding cbb3-type cytochrome c oxidase subunit 3 gives rise to the protein MKAILTVQNFSSDFVTTFWTPTFVGIFIAIVTYALWPRNRLAFDEAAKMPLRED